One segment of Leuconostoc lactis DNA contains the following:
- a CDS encoding holin, whose product MQVNSISDVIIAIALPAIPIIGGWIGKVITGNSKATTLINVLSPLAKAAIVAMQKLGVTQYLEGEAKKSGAVDIVKKALLTLGLSNANETLIKNAIEKEYALLINELNQTYPQMTSEQAKAQETAAQQASEVAKADELAKAQKALADAQAKVNALQN is encoded by the coding sequence ATGCAAGTAAATAGTATTTCAGATGTTATTATCGCAATCGCTTTGCCAGCTATTCCAATCATTGGTGGTTGGATTGGTAAAGTCATTACTGGTAATAGCAAAGCCACAACGTTGATTAATGTTCTATCACCACTTGCTAAGGCTGCAATCGTAGCTATGCAAAAGTTAGGTGTGACGCAATATTTAGAGGGCGAAGCAAAGAAGTCTGGTGCCGTTGATATCGTTAAAAAAGCGCTATTAACATTAGGACTTTCAAATGCGAATGAAACTCTAATCAAGAACGCTATTGAAAAAGAATACGCTCTATTGATTAATGAGTTGAATCAGACATACCCACAAATGACATCTGAACAAGCTAAAGCGCAAGAGACAGCTGCACAACAAGCTAGTGAAGTAGCCAAGGCTGATGAATTGGCCAAAGCACAAAAGGCATTAGCTGATGCACAAGCAAAGGTCAACGCCTTACAAAATTGA
- a CDS encoding GH25 family lysozyme: MKQSNKLKHLAITATAVVAFIMGAGSVSANTLGIDVASYQGTTTSYFSQFKSYGDKFTMVKLGGRGGGEGSHYVNPKAYAQIHNADAVGMQTGGYFWGEFGDSVSEASYHAKLAVQDAQNAGLAKGSYIALDYEEGAGANKANNTTAILTFMDQIYAAGYKPMLYSGYYYMNANIDLSRVNARYPNALWVAWYLTTANQATPPMQYFPNMSNVKMWQYGDNHFGVDGNVMVVGSLDNNTPAEDVAKPTNRPTDEQPAATADKTQYATFSGVYVADVWKKWQGKYYGVNKDMGIPVIDYNNYMPVGAITLTDKYGHKLRNQTIQGNNGRMEYFTLDNKYKVLSQTATAVEVQMNGEPVWMMKSFATIK, translated from the coding sequence ATGAAACAATCTAATAAGCTGAAACACTTGGCGATTACTGCAACAGCGGTAGTCGCTTTTATTATGGGCGCAGGTAGCGTATCAGCCAATACATTGGGTATTGATGTTGCTAGTTATCAAGGTACAACGACAAGCTATTTCAGCCAGTTTAAGAGCTATGGCGATAAGTTCACTATGGTTAAATTAGGTGGACGTGGCGGTGGTGAGGGTAGTCATTATGTGAACCCTAAAGCCTACGCACAAATTCATAACGCTGATGCCGTTGGTATGCAAACCGGTGGTTATTTCTGGGGTGAATTTGGTGATTCAGTTAGTGAAGCGAGTTATCACGCAAAATTAGCAGTACAAGACGCGCAGAACGCCGGATTAGCTAAGGGTAGCTACATTGCCTTGGACTATGAAGAAGGTGCAGGTGCTAACAAGGCTAACAACACCACAGCTATCTTGACGTTCATGGATCAGATTTACGCTGCTGGTTATAAGCCAATGTTGTACTCTGGCTATTACTATATGAACGCTAATATAGACTTATCCAGAGTGAATGCACGTTATCCCAATGCCCTATGGGTAGCTTGGTATCTAACAACAGCTAACCAAGCAACGCCACCTATGCAATACTTCCCAAATATGAGCAACGTCAAGATGTGGCAGTATGGTGATAACCATTTTGGTGTTGATGGTAACGTTATGGTAGTTGGTTCATTGGATAACAACACACCAGCTGAAGATGTAGCTAAGCCAACTAACCGACCAACTGATGAACAACCAGCAGCAACCGCTGATAAGACGCAATATGCGACATTTAGCGGCGTTTATGTAGCGGACGTATGGAAGAAGTGGCAGGGCAAGTATTACGGTGTCAACAAAGACATGGGCATTCCTGTCATCGACTACAATAACTACATGCCTGTTGGTGCTATTACTTTGACCGACAAGTACGGCCACAAGCTACGTAATCAAACGATCCAAGGCAACAACGGACGTATGGAATACTTCACGCTTGACAACAAGTATAAGGTGCTAAGCCAAACGGCTACGGCAGTTGAAGTGCAAATGAACGGCGAACCAGTGTGGATGATGAAGTCGTTTGCAACAATCAAATAA